The Ictidomys tridecemlineatus isolate mIctTri1 chromosome 6, mIctTri1.hap1, whole genome shotgun sequence genome includes a region encoding these proteins:
- the Slc2a3 gene encoding solute carrier family 2, facilitated glucose transporter member 3 isoform X1: protein MGTQKVTPSLIFAVSVATIGSFQFGYNTGVINAPETIIKDFLNYTLEERLEDIPSKTLLTTLWSLSVAIFSVGGMMGSFSVGLFVNRFGRRNSMLIVNLLAIAGGCLMGFCKIAESVEMLILGRLIIGLFCGLCTGFVPMYIGEVSPTALRGAFGTLNQLGIVIGILVAQIFGLGFILGSDDLWPVLLGLTIIPAILQSIALPFCPESPRFLLINRKEEENAKRILQRLWGTPDVNQDILEMKEESVRMSQEKQVSVLQLFKSPNYQQPLLISIVLQLSQQLSGINAVFYYSTGIFKEAGVDEPIYATIGAGVVNTIFTVVSLFLVERAGRRTLHMIGLGGMAICSIIMTISLLLKDNYNAMSFVCITAILIYVAFFEIGPGPIPWFIVAELFEQGPRPAAMAVAGCSNWTSNFLVGLLFPSAAAYLGAYVFLIFAAFLVIFLVFTFFKVPETRGRTFEDITRAFEGHGNESNNRAGKGSVGEMNSSQPAKENTTNV, encoded by the exons GAGACT ATCATAAAAGACTTTCTCAACTATACTTTGGAAGAGAGATTGGAAGACATTCCTAGTAAAACATTGCTTACAACCCTCTGGTCCTTGTCTGTGGCCATCTTCTCTGTTGGTGGCATGATGGGCTCCTTTTCTGTTGGACTCTTTGTCAACCGCTTTGGCAG GCGCAATTCAATGCTTATAGTCAACCTGTTGGCTATTGCTGGTGGCTGCCTCATGGGGTTCTGCAAGATTGCTGAGTCCGTTGAGATGTTAATCCTGGGCCGCTTGATTATTGGACTTTTCTGTGGACTCTGTACAGGTTTTGTGCCCATGTACATTGGAGAAGTATCTCCTACTGCTCTGCGGGGTGCCTTTGGCACTCTCAACCAGCTGGGGATCGTCATTGGGATTCTGGTGGCTCAG ATATTTGGTCTGGGATTTATCCTGGGATCTGACGATCTGTGGCCTGTGCTGTTGGGCTTAACAATTATTCCAGCTATCCTACAAAGTATAGCCCTTCCATTTTGCCCTGAAAGTCCTAGATTCTTGCTCATTAAtagaaaagaagaggagaatgCTAAGAGGA TCCTCCAACGGTTATGGGGCACACCAGATGTGAACCAGGatatcctggaaatgaaagaagagagTGTTAGAATGTCACAAGAAAAGCAAGTCTCTGTGCTGCAGCTCTTTAAGTCACCCAACTACCAACAAcccctcctcatttccattgtgCTTCAGCTCTCCCAGCAGCTCTCTGGGATAAATGCT gtgtTCTATTACTCAACAGGAATCTTTAAGGAAGCAGGTGTTGATGAGCCAATATATGCTACCATTGGAGCCGGTGTTGTTAATACTATTTTCACTGTAGTTTCT CTGTTTCTGGTGGaaagggcaggaagaaggacTTTACATATGATAGGCCTTGGAGGAATGGCTATATGTTCCATCATCATGACTATTTCTTTGTTATTGAAG GATAACTATAATGCAATGAGCTTTGTCTGTATCACAGCTATCTTGATCTATGTGGCCTTCTTTGAGATTGGACCAGGCCCTATTCCATGGTTTATTGTGGCTGAACTCTTTGAACAGGGACCACGCCCAGCAGCCATGGCAGTGGCTGGTTGTTCTAACTGGACCTCCAACTTTTTGGTTGGACTGCTCTTTCCCTCAGCTGCA gccTATTTGGGAGCCTATGTTTTTCTTATCTTCGCCGCTTTCCTCGTTATCTTCCTGGTCTTCACCTTCTTCAAAGTCCCTGAGACCCGAGGCAGGACTTTTGAGGATATCACACGGGCCTTTGAAGGGCATGGTAATGAGTCCAATAATAGAGCTGGGAAAGGCTCTGTGGGGGAGATGAACAGCAGCCAGCCTGCTAAGGAGAACACCACCAATGTCTAG